GAACCAGGTATGCAGCCAGGCCATCGTGTGGCGGAAATTTGGAAACATTTACACTCCCGTTGCAATGATCAGGCTCTGCAGCCACCAGGCGACCGCGCTCATCGCCGCGCCGCCGCCCACCAGGATCAGCGCCATCTTGCCTAGCCGCTGGGTGGCGAAGGCCACCAGGAAGGCGGTCAGGAAGACCAGGAAACCGATGATGTAGGACAGGTGTTCGGCATCGTGGAATTCCATGCCGGCGGTGTACAGCAGGGCGATGCCCAGGGCAATGACGCCCCAGGTGAAGGCGTAGCCGCCGAGGATGGCCACCGCGGTGCGCGAGGCGATGTGGCGAGGAGTGAGGGTGCTTGTGGTCATGGTCGCGCTGGCTGGGCGTGGCAAATGTGAATGGGGTGGCAAATGATAATCATTCTCATGATAGATGGGTGAAGCCCGCTTGACAAGCGCGATGGCACAGCTGGCGCCGTGTGCGTACGCCCGCGTGACGGGAATCCCACGAAAAATCGAACGAAAGAGGCGGCGTTAGCGCGCCTTGCGACGCGATCTGTCGCCTTGTCTTGAATAATTGCAACTCGATGATGTCGTCGACGCCGAAGTGTTGCATCGACATCAATCGGACGAGAAATTGAACAAATAAGTAATAAGAATGTTCATTTCCGGGTGGCAATGATTGATAATGCACAAATTGCCGGATTTTCGTAATGCAGGATAAATCTCAAATGATGATTGACGCCAATAGTGAAGCATTGAATAGCGGGCTGCGTGCTCGCCAGAACAAGATCAGCCAGGCCCAGGACTACCTGGTGCGCACCCAGGAGCTCTTCGACGGATTCGGGAGTCCCGAGCTCAAGGCGTCCCACGCCAGATTTGCCGAACTGGCGCGCGCGCTGGAGTCGGATCGCACGGTCTTGCTGGTCGTCGTCGGCGAATTCTCGCGCGGCAAGTCCAGCCTGGTGAACGCATTAATGGGCATCGAGCTGCTGCGCTACGCCAAGGAAGCCACGACCGCCGTCAATACCTTCATCAAGGCGCTGCCGCCGGGCCGTAGCGACAAGTTCATCAAGGTGCATTTCCTGGACGGGCGGCCGGCCGAGGAACTGGAATGGACCGATTCCGCGACGCTCGAACGCTGGAGCACCGAGCTCGACGAGAGTCATGCCGATGCCCGCCGCCAGGTCGACCACATCGAGATCTTCATGGCCCATCCCTTGCTGGAGCAGGGGCTGGTGCTGATCGATACGCCCGGCCTGCAGTCGCTGGTCGAGCACCACGAAGTCATCACGCGCAAGGCGATCGCCGAAGCGCATATCGCGATCTGGGTGCAAAGCGCGCTGCAACTGGGCGGCAATGCCACTGAGTGGAAATTCCTGGACGACACGATTTGCCGCAATTTCAGCAAATTCATCACGGTCGTCAATATGTGGGACGAGATCATCGAGTCGCGCGATGCCCAGGATATCGGTAAATCCGAGCGCAAGCTGACCGAGGAGAAGCTGGGCAAGGTCAAGGCCAACTTCCGCAAATACCTGGCCGGCCAGCCCGAGGCGCACCTGGAGGCCATGACCGATGCCGACCACCTGATGGGCGTGAGCGCCCTGTGGGCGCTGAGCGACAATGCATCGAAGCGCGAGCGCTCCGGCGTGCCGCAGCTGGCCAGCTGCATTCGCGACATGTTCAGCAGCGGCGAGGCGCTCGAGCAGGTCTATCGCAAGCCGCTGAAGCAATTGCTGCACATCCAGCAGCAACTGGCCGCCTCGGTCGACGATGAACAGGCCCAGCTGAACTCGACCGACAGCCTCGACCAGCGCCAGCGCGACCTCGACCTGATCGAGCAGGAACTCAAGGGCCTCGAACTCGAATTGAGCAGCGTGACCTCCGAGTCGCGCGTCGAGCACGAACGCGCAGCCAGGTTCCTGGCTGCGCAGATCGAGGAAGACCTCACGGTCCCGCTGGCGAACCTGAAGGCCGAGATCGAAGAGCAGCTGACCGCCGCCTGGGTCGAATCGCAGGTGGCGAAAAAGGTGCGCAAGATCGCCTTGCCGGCCGCCCTGGACGCCCATTTCGGCGAGGTCATGCAGCAGGTCGAAGCCGGCTGGCAGAAGCAGCGCGGCCGCATCGCCGACAGCCTGGAAGGCATGCGCGAAGCCTATGCCGACAAGATGGCCGGCCATGCCGCCCAGTTGAACAAGGCCCTGGGCGCGGTCGACATCACGCTGGACGCGCCCGACGTGGCTTTCGAGCTCGACCTGTCCCCGCTCGAAGACCACCACGCCAGGGCGTCCGAACTGGAACAGGCGATCGCCGAGCATGAGCAGGAGATCGAGGACCTGGAAGCCGAGATCCTCAGGAATCGCGCGGATCCACTGGCGATCGAGCGGGCCCAGGCGAACCTGGTGCGGGCGCAGCAGCGTGTCGACCGGCTCGGTCCCATGCCTTCACCGGAGACCCGGACCAAGTCGACCCAGGTGTCCGAAGGCGGCATGTACTCGTCGGCCAAGTACCAGGACATCACGTATACCGACACCTCCAACGTCGACGCCTGGCGCGAGAACATCCAGCGCGAAGAGGCAGCCATGAAGAACGAGAAGGAGCAGCTCGCGGCCATCGTCGAGGAAGAGCGCCGCCGCAGCGGCGTCACCATCTCGCTCGAAGCGGCCAAGCGCAAGTACGACCGCAAGGTCGAGCGCTTCATGGAGCAGAAGGCCGAGGCGGAACGCAATGCCGCGCAGGCGCGCAACGACGTCGTCGCCCAGACGCTGGAGCGGCTGCGGCGCGCCACTGTCGGCCAGCTCGACCAGCGCATCGCCTACCTGCGCGGCCACCTGGCCGAATCGATCCATGCGCTGTACGACCGGCAGTTGCAGATGCTGGGCGACTGCGTGCAGGAGCAGTTCGTCGAGCCGCTCAATGCCAAGCGCGCCCAGCGCGAGGCGGTGCAGCAGTTGATGGAGCAGGGCAGGGAACAGGTCGAGCGGCGCTTGCAGCAGCTCGCCGACGGCAAGGCCGAGATCGCGGAACTGATGATGCTGACTGAAGAGGCGGGTACCCAATGACGACGCTGGACAAGGACATGACGCAGTATGTGGCGGCCACCAGGGCCTGCCTGCCGCCGGCGCTGCACGGCAAGGTCGACGACATCGCCAGCGGCTGCCGGCTCGGCGCCGCCGACCTGCGCCTGATCGTGCTGGGCGGTTTCTCGGTCGGCAAGAGCACGCTGATCAATATGCTGGCCGGCGGCCCGTGGCTGCATGCGGCGCGCGAGGAAGCCACCGCGCTGCCGACCTTCATCGAATACGGCCCCGCGCCGGCCATGGCGCTGGTCGGGGTCGACGGCAGCGTGGCGCCGGTCGACGCGGCGGGTTTCCGCGCGGCGACTTCGGACGCGCCGGACGGCGCGGCCTGCGCCACGCTGGCACTGCCGCAAGCCTGGCTGCAGGGCGTGACGCTGGTCGACCTGCCGGGGCTGGGCAGCGTCGATGCCGCGCGCCAGCAGTACACGGCGGCCCAGGTCTTGCAGGCCGACGCCGTGCTGTACCTGCTCGATCCGCGCGGACCGGCGGCGCCGGACATCGACGCGCTGCGCCTGGTGGCGCAGTACGGCAAGCGGGTCAAGGTGGTGGTGGCGCGCTGGGACGAGGTAGTCCTGGCGCAGGCGCGCGG
This portion of the Telluria beijingensis genome encodes:
- a CDS encoding iron uptake protein; the encoded protein is MTTSTLTPRHIASRTAVAILGGYAFTWGVIALGIALLYTAGMEFHDAEHLSYIIGFLVFLTAFLVAFATQRLGKMALILVGGGAAMSAVAWWLQSLIIATGV
- a CDS encoding dynamin family protein, with the protein product MMIDANSEALNSGLRARQNKISQAQDYLVRTQELFDGFGSPELKASHARFAELARALESDRTVLLVVVGEFSRGKSSLVNALMGIELLRYAKEATTAVNTFIKALPPGRSDKFIKVHFLDGRPAEELEWTDSATLERWSTELDESHADARRQVDHIEIFMAHPLLEQGLVLIDTPGLQSLVEHHEVITRKAIAEAHIAIWVQSALQLGGNATEWKFLDDTICRNFSKFITVVNMWDEIIESRDAQDIGKSERKLTEEKLGKVKANFRKYLAGQPEAHLEAMTDADHLMGVSALWALSDNASKRERSGVPQLASCIRDMFSSGEALEQVYRKPLKQLLHIQQQLAASVDDEQAQLNSTDSLDQRQRDLDLIEQELKGLELELSSVTSESRVEHERAARFLAAQIEEDLTVPLANLKAEIEEQLTAAWVESQVAKKVRKIALPAALDAHFGEVMQQVEAGWQKQRGRIADSLEGMREAYADKMAGHAAQLNKALGAVDITLDAPDVAFELDLSPLEDHHARASELEQAIAEHEQEIEDLEAEILRNRADPLAIERAQANLVRAQQRVDRLGPMPSPETRTKSTQVSEGGMYSSAKYQDITYTDTSNVDAWRENIQREEAAMKNEKEQLAAIVEEERRRSGVTISLEAAKRKYDRKVERFMEQKAEAERNAAQARNDVVAQTLERLRRATVGQLDQRIAYLRGHLAESIHALYDRQLQMLGDCVQEQFVEPLNAKRAQREAVQQLMEQGREQVERRLQQLADGKAEIAELMMLTEEAGTQ